A window of the Branchiibius hedensis genome harbors these coding sequences:
- a CDS encoding ABC-F family ATP-binding cassette domain-containing protein: MSDPYLTDPLGPLVVDAVSRTFDGRTVLDDLSFTAAPGTRLAVVGENGAGKTTLLRILAGVDRPDTGQVRRPTDLVYVPQDPDPVAGTVQDLLDNALRPLRDAVRTLERLGAALDGAGEQHIADYDRLLAWATTYDAWSVDERVAATADALGVAALDQDRPVSSLSGGQRTRLSLAAALVRRPAVLILDEPTNHLDPDGVELLERELPTLPGIVVFASHDRTFLDRVPTQLLDLDPNALGTDGEGGRLFGGGWSAYVDHRDAALARWAQQHHEQQQQIRALRAQTRVGTEAVAHNRGPRDNDKFIYGFKGQRVQKTHARRVAQAEQRLVEAEREQLRKPPRRLTFDAPLTADTRATGEVIQVRDLLVRERVQLPRLDVVAGEHVLVTGPNGSGKSTLLNVLAGVLPPDEGRVRVTAPRIGLLPQDVTYDDPNRTPIDLFGADQPVSLRELGLLLPRDEHRPVGELSAGQRRRLALAMLIARGPDLLLLDEPTNHLSLQLAGELEDALGRSPGTVLVATHDRWLTRRWEGPRVALR; this comes from the coding sequence ATGTCAGACCCCTACCTCACCGACCCGTTGGGTCCCCTCGTCGTCGACGCCGTCAGCCGCACGTTCGACGGGCGCACCGTGCTGGACGACCTGAGTTTCACCGCCGCACCGGGCACGCGCCTGGCCGTCGTCGGCGAGAACGGCGCCGGGAAGACGACCTTGCTGCGCATCCTGGCCGGGGTCGACCGACCCGACACGGGGCAAGTACGTCGACCCACCGATCTCGTGTACGTCCCCCAGGACCCGGATCCGGTCGCCGGCACCGTGCAGGACCTGCTGGACAACGCCCTGCGACCACTGCGGGATGCCGTGCGCACGCTGGAGCGACTCGGGGCCGCTCTCGATGGGGCCGGCGAGCAACACATCGCCGACTATGACCGGCTGCTGGCCTGGGCCACGACCTACGACGCGTGGTCGGTCGACGAGCGGGTCGCCGCCACCGCCGACGCACTGGGTGTCGCCGCCCTCGACCAGGACCGCCCGGTGAGCAGTCTGTCCGGCGGTCAACGCACCCGGCTGAGCCTGGCCGCAGCGCTGGTCCGTCGACCGGCCGTCCTGATCCTGGATGAGCCCACCAACCACCTCGACCCCGACGGCGTTGAACTCCTGGAGCGCGAATTGCCCACGCTGCCAGGGATTGTCGTCTTCGCCAGCCACGACCGCACCTTCCTGGACCGCGTGCCGACCCAGCTGCTGGACCTCGATCCGAACGCCCTGGGGACCGACGGCGAAGGCGGGCGGCTCTTCGGCGGCGGCTGGTCGGCGTACGTCGATCATCGTGACGCGGCCCTTGCCCGGTGGGCCCAGCAACACCACGAGCAGCAACAGCAGATCCGAGCGTTACGCGCCCAGACCCGCGTCGGCACCGAAGCAGTCGCGCACAATCGCGGTCCGCGGGACAACGACAAGTTCATCTACGGATTCAAGGGCCAACGGGTGCAGAAGACGCACGCCCGGCGGGTGGCCCAGGCCGAGCAACGACTGGTCGAGGCAGAACGCGAGCAACTACGAAAACCCCCGCGGCGGTTGACCTTTGACGCGCCGCTGACCGCGGACACCCGAGCGACAGGGGAGGTCATCCAGGTCCGAGATCTGCTGGTCCGCGAGCGCGTGCAGCTGCCCCGCCTGGACGTCGTGGCCGGCGAGCACGTGCTGGTCACCGGCCCCAACGGCTCGGGCAAATCCACCCTGCTCAACGTTCTCGCCGGGGTTCTGCCGCCCGATGAGGGGAGGGTGCGGGTGACCGCGCCGCGGATCGGGTTGCTGCCCCAGGACGTGACGTACGACGACCCGAACCGTACGCCGATCGACCTGTTCGGCGCGGACCAGCCGGTGAGTCTGCGCGAGCTCGGGCTGCTGCTGCCCCGCGACGAGCATCGCCCCGTCGGGGAGTTGAGTGCGGGGCAACGCCGCCGGTTGGCCCTGGCGATGCTGATTGCACGCGGCCCCGACCTGCTGTTGCTGGACGAGCCCACGAACCACCTGTCCCTGCAGCTGGCCGGTGAACTCGAGGATGCGCTTGGTCGATCACCGGGGACGGTGCTGGTGGCCACGCACGACCGGTGGCTCACACGCCGCTGGGAGGGTCCGAGGGTGGCTCTACGGTAG
- a CDS encoding carbohydrate kinase family protein: MAKVLVAGEALIDVVRRQNGSVEAHVGGSPLNVAVGLARLGHDTELATHIAGDPYGALIVEHLSRDSVQLTAGSDTAARTSTAQATLAQDGSASYEFAIDWRLEQHLSADFGHLHTGSIAAVLQPGAIQVEQAIRTAREHATISFDPNARPSLMGDPHDARAQIEQLIGLSDVVKASDEDIAWLYGEQASLDAVLNLWGQLGPSLAVVTRGPSGARVHLSRTGEFADVPGASVNVVDTVGAGDSFQAGLVSGLLDAGLLGGPDARAALRSATLQDVLPAAERAIACSAITVSRAGANPPRRDELPA, from the coding sequence GTGGCCAAGGTGCTGGTCGCCGGGGAAGCTCTGATCGACGTTGTCCGCCGACAAAACGGGTCCGTTGAGGCTCACGTCGGCGGCAGTCCGCTGAACGTCGCCGTGGGGCTGGCCCGGCTTGGCCACGACACCGAGTTGGCGACCCACATCGCTGGCGACCCGTACGGCGCGCTCATCGTCGAACACCTCTCCCGCGACTCGGTTCAGCTCACCGCGGGCTCCGACACCGCCGCCCGAACCAGCACCGCACAGGCCACGCTGGCGCAGGACGGTTCTGCCAGTTACGAATTCGCCATCGACTGGCGGTTGGAGCAGCACCTCTCGGCGGACTTCGGCCACTTGCACACCGGCTCGATCGCCGCCGTCCTGCAACCGGGAGCCATCCAGGTCGAGCAGGCGATCCGCACCGCGCGGGAGCACGCCACGATCTCCTTCGACCCCAACGCGCGTCCCTCGCTGATGGGTGACCCGCATGACGCACGCGCGCAGATCGAGCAGCTGATCGGGTTGTCCGACGTCGTGAAGGCCAGCGACGAGGACATCGCCTGGCTCTACGGGGAGCAGGCGTCCCTGGACGCGGTGCTGAACCTGTGGGGTCAACTCGGCCCCTCTCTCGCGGTCGTGACCCGTGGACCGTCCGGCGCACGTGTGCACCTCAGCCGGACCGGCGAATTCGCTGACGTACCAGGGGCTTCCGTGAATGTCGTCGACACCGTCGGTGCCGGGGACTCGTTCCAGGCGGGTCTGGTCTCCGGTCTGCTCGACGCTGGCCTGCTCGGCGGACCGGATGCCCGGGCAGCCTTGCGCAGCGCCACACTGCAGGACGTGCTGCCCGCCGCCGAGCGCGCCATCGCGTGCTCCGCGATCACCGTCTCGCGCGCGGGCGCCAACCCACCCCGCCGCGACGAGCTACCTGCCTA
- a CDS encoding exodeoxyribonuclease VII small subunit, whose translation MTDPQIADLSYEDARDELTSIVATLEAGNQSLEESMSLWERGEALAQHCQQWLDQAEKRIEAMTAEQIQELHEE comes from the coding sequence ATGACCGACCCGCAGATTGCTGATCTGTCCTACGAAGACGCCCGTGACGAACTCACGTCCATCGTCGCGACGCTCGAGGCGGGCAACCAAAGCCTGGAGGAGAGCATGTCGCTGTGGGAGCGCGGCGAAGCCCTCGCCCAGCACTGCCAGCAGTGGCTCGACCAGGCGGAGAAGCGCATCGAGGCGATGACCGCCGAGCAGATCCAGGAATTGCACGAAGAGTGA
- the glpX gene encoding class II fructose-bisphosphatase has translation MELVRVTEAAAMASGRWVGRGDKNAADGAAVEAMRKLISSVSMRGTVVIGEGEKDEAPMLYNGEVVGDGTGPEVDVAVDPVDGTTLTAKGMNNAVSVMAVSERHSMFDPSAVFYMDKLATGPEAADVVDIRLPVKENVKRVAKAKGSSISDVTVVLLDRPRHAQIAEEIRELGARIRYISDGDVAGSISAARPGTGIDLLLGIGGTPEGIISACAMKCMGGMIQGRLWPKDDAEKQKALDAGHDLDRVLYTDDLVTGNNCFFVATGITTGSLLKGIRYYAGGATTYSLVMRSRSGTIRTIEAEHRLDKLHTYAPRMK, from the coding sequence CTGGAACTGGTGCGGGTCACCGAGGCCGCCGCGATGGCCAGTGGCCGATGGGTCGGCCGCGGCGACAAGAACGCCGCCGACGGTGCCGCTGTCGAGGCGATGCGCAAGCTGATCTCTTCGGTGTCCATGCGCGGAACCGTCGTGATCGGCGAGGGCGAGAAGGACGAGGCGCCGATGCTCTACAACGGCGAAGTCGTCGGGGACGGCACCGGCCCGGAGGTCGACGTCGCGGTGGACCCGGTCGACGGCACGACCCTCACGGCCAAAGGCATGAACAACGCGGTCTCCGTCATGGCGGTCAGTGAGCGACACTCGATGTTCGACCCGAGCGCCGTCTTCTACATGGACAAACTGGCCACCGGACCCGAAGCTGCGGACGTCGTGGACATCCGACTGCCCGTCAAGGAGAACGTCAAGCGGGTCGCCAAAGCCAAGGGCAGCAGCATCTCCGATGTCACCGTGGTCCTGCTGGACCGCCCGCGACACGCCCAGATCGCCGAGGAGATCCGCGAGCTCGGCGCCCGGATCCGCTACATCTCCGACGGCGACGTTGCTGGCTCGATCAGTGCCGCCCGCCCGGGCACCGGTATCGACCTGCTGCTCGGCATCGGCGGCACCCCCGAAGGCATCATCAGCGCGTGCGCGATGAAGTGCATGGGCGGCATGATCCAGGGTCGGTTGTGGCCGAAGGACGATGCGGAGAAGCAGAAGGCGCTGGACGCTGGCCACGACCTGGACCGGGTCCTGTACACCGACGATCTCGTCACGGGCAACAACTGCTTCTTCGTGGCGACCGGTATCACCACCGGATCGCTGCTCAAGGGCATCCGCTACTACGCAGGCGGCGCCACGACGTACTCGTTGGTGATGCGCTCCCGCAGCGGCACGATTCGCACCATCGAGGCCGAGCACCGCTTGGACAAGCTGCACACCTACGCCCCTCGAATGAAGTAG
- the xseA gene encoding exodeoxyribonuclease VII large subunit: MASLPERALDTSAEQPWPVRVLSMKIEEYVAKMSPLWVEGQIVQLTRRPGSPTCYVTLRDPEVDMSLSATVHTNTLAAMGPNIAEGTRVVVHAKPTFWTKRGTLHLDVRTMRHVGVGELLARLEHLKQLLRSEGLFDASRKKPLPFLPRRVGLICGRSSAAEKDVVENALRRWPATRFEIRTVAVQGVGTVEQVSAALAELDAEPEVDVIVIARGGGSFEDLLPFSNEALLRAVAGARTPVVSAIGHDVDTPLLDYVADVRASTPTDAAALIVPSLAEQTALLAALRGRSGHLLRSRVAGERRQLRALTSRPIMAQPRTMVTTRRTSIVDLHERARRAASRRLERERTAITHQRTHLRALSPLQTLQRGYAVVRLADGSVVTAEDQVNKGDALTVTVAEGRFRATRTD, encoded by the coding sequence ATGGCCTCTCTGCCCGAGCGTGCGCTGGACACCAGCGCCGAGCAACCCTGGCCGGTGCGGGTGCTCTCGATGAAGATCGAGGAGTACGTCGCGAAGATGTCGCCGCTGTGGGTCGAGGGGCAGATCGTCCAACTGACCAGGCGGCCCGGCTCCCCCACCTGCTACGTCACGCTGCGCGACCCCGAGGTCGACATGTCGCTGTCCGCGACCGTGCACACCAACACCCTGGCGGCGATGGGTCCGAACATCGCCGAGGGCACCCGGGTGGTCGTGCACGCCAAGCCGACCTTCTGGACCAAGCGCGGCACCCTCCACCTGGATGTGCGCACCATGCGGCACGTCGGCGTCGGTGAACTGCTCGCGCGGCTGGAGCATCTGAAGCAGTTGCTGCGCTCCGAGGGCCTCTTCGACGCCTCCCGCAAGAAGCCGCTGCCGTTCCTGCCGCGCCGGGTGGGGTTGATCTGCGGGCGCAGTAGCGCGGCGGAGAAGGACGTCGTCGAGAACGCGCTACGCCGTTGGCCCGCAACGCGATTCGAGATCCGGACGGTCGCGGTGCAGGGCGTAGGGACCGTTGAGCAGGTCAGCGCGGCGCTGGCCGAGCTCGACGCCGAGCCCGAGGTCGACGTCATTGTGATCGCGCGCGGCGGTGGGTCGTTCGAGGACCTGCTGCCGTTCAGCAACGAGGCCCTACTGCGTGCCGTCGCGGGTGCCCGCACTCCTGTGGTTTCCGCGATCGGCCACGACGTGGACACCCCGCTGTTGGACTATGTCGCCGATGTGCGAGCTTCCACACCCACCGACGCGGCGGCGCTGATCGTGCCGTCGCTGGCGGAGCAGACCGCGCTGCTGGCTGCGTTGCGCGGCCGCTCGGGCCACCTGCTGCGATCGCGTGTGGCCGGCGAGCGCCGTCAGCTACGAGCGCTCACCAGCCGCCCGATCATGGCGCAGCCGCGCACGATGGTGACCACTCGGCGTACGTCGATCGTGGACTTGCACGAGCGGGCGCGGCGGGCGGCCTCGCGCCGGTTGGAGCGAGAACGCACCGCGATCACCCACCAACGCACCCACTTGCGGGCGCTGTCGCCGCTGCAGACGTTGCAACGGGGGTACGCCGTGGTCCGGCTGGCCGACGGTTCGGTGGTGACCGCCGAAGACCAGGTAAACAAGGGCGACGCCCTGACGGTGACCGTGGCCGAGGGTCGGTTCCGCGCGACGCGTACCGACTGA
- a CDS encoding MFS transporter, with product MRALVGTLVSEAISLLGTRITMIAIPLYVLATTGSAAKTGVVAFAEALPLVVGKVLVGPVIDRLGARPVAITCDLGSAVVVGAIPLLHDTGRLPFPVFVGLVAVAGALRGPGDAAKSAIIPAVVRHAAVPMERATGLFGTIERTASMVGAALGGLLIASAGAANALLVDAVSFAVSAAVFAWATTALRTETDAVPQSSYLRSLREGFAFLRTDRVLIGITAMVALTNLLDAAWSTVLVPVWAVDSGGGARVIGLLFATFGAAAALGALIASIWAERLPRYVVYLVAFLFAGAPRFIAMALDVPLVALLVVAVGAGFASGFINPVLGAVIYERIPQPLMGRVSSLTTAICWSLMPLGGLLGGLLASRVGISWALAAVGVAYFVVTMLPALDPRWRELDDRPHSVEEAHVAAA from the coding sequence ATGCGGGCGCTGGTCGGAACCCTTGTCTCCGAGGCGATCTCGCTGCTGGGCACGCGCATCACGATGATCGCGATCCCGCTGTACGTGCTCGCCACCACCGGCAGTGCCGCCAAAACCGGGGTGGTCGCCTTCGCCGAGGCGCTGCCGCTCGTCGTGGGCAAGGTGCTGGTGGGTCCGGTCATCGATCGCCTCGGTGCCCGTCCGGTGGCGATCACGTGCGATCTGGGCTCCGCGGTCGTCGTCGGCGCGATCCCGCTACTGCACGACACCGGCCGATTGCCGTTCCCGGTGTTCGTCGGGCTGGTCGCGGTGGCAGGTGCGCTGCGGGGGCCCGGTGACGCGGCCAAGAGTGCGATCATCCCGGCCGTGGTGCGGCATGCCGCCGTCCCGATGGAGCGCGCCACGGGTCTGTTCGGCACGATCGAGCGCACCGCCTCGATGGTTGGTGCGGCCCTCGGCGGTCTGCTCATCGCCAGCGCCGGAGCCGCCAACGCCCTGCTCGTCGACGCAGTCAGCTTCGCGGTGTCCGCGGCCGTATTTGCCTGGGCGACAACGGCTTTGCGCACAGAGACTGACGCCGTGCCCCAGTCGTCCTACCTACGCTCGTTGCGCGAAGGGTTCGCCTTCCTACGCACGGACCGGGTGCTGATCGGCATCACGGCGATGGTGGCGCTGACCAATCTGCTGGACGCAGCGTGGAGCACGGTGCTCGTGCCGGTGTGGGCCGTCGACAGCGGTGGTGGCGCGCGGGTCATCGGCCTGCTCTTCGCCACCTTCGGGGCGGCGGCTGCACTCGGCGCACTGATCGCGTCGATCTGGGCAGAGCGGTTACCGCGTTATGTGGTCTATCTCGTGGCCTTTCTCTTTGCCGGTGCGCCCCGGTTCATCGCGATGGCTCTCGACGTGCCGCTGGTCGCGTTGCTCGTGGTCGCCGTGGGCGCCGGGTTCGCATCCGGCTTCATCAACCCGGTGCTGGGCGCGGTCATCTACGAGCGCATCCCGCAGCCGCTGATGGGCAGGGTCTCATCGCTGACCACGGCGATCTGCTGGTCGTTGATGCCGCTGGGCGGACTGCTCGGTGGACTCCTCGCGAGCCGGGTCGGGATCTCCTGGGCCCTGGCCGCAGTCGGCGTGGCCTATTTCGTGGTCACGATGCTGCCGGCGCTCGATCCGCGGTGGCGGGAGTTGGACGATCGCCCGCACAGCGTCGAGGAAGCGCACGTCGCCGCGGCGTGA
- a CDS encoding cytochrome P450, whose protein sequence is MLDTTDTGFIDDPYPTLAALRAECPVLWHDDWGMFLATTHSAVTATLKSRDFGRIWSDFEPEDQMAQVNSLHRNQLMENEPPAHTRLRRLVAGAFGRGHVERMRPRVTALAEELIDAFEGGDIMSQYAEPLPVFVIADLLGVPRTDHTDLRRWSQAIVHLYEPSTTDATKAAAAQAAEEFSAYVRDVVAFREQHPSEDLITDLLTERAEGDRLSEDELVATVVLLLNAGHEASVNAFGNGLVAALEHPDQWRRLVDGTVDVVTATEEWLRFDAPLQLFERTAVADTQVAGVPIAEGQKIACLMGSANRDQGVFGGTADEFDLTRDPNPHVGFGLGRHFCVGAPLARVELQASIATVVRRFPALQLTATRRRPTWVLRGYEAVEVFSA, encoded by the coding sequence GTGCTCGACACCACCGACACCGGGTTCATCGACGATCCCTACCCGACCCTGGCCGCGTTGCGGGCCGAGTGCCCTGTCCTGTGGCACGACGACTGGGGCATGTTCCTGGCCACCACGCACAGCGCAGTCACCGCGACGCTGAAGAGCCGCGACTTCGGTCGCATCTGGTCCGACTTCGAGCCGGAAGATCAGATGGCTCAAGTCAATTCGCTGCATCGCAACCAGTTGATGGAGAACGAACCGCCCGCGCACACCCGGCTGCGGCGGCTGGTCGCCGGTGCCTTCGGCCGTGGCCACGTCGAGCGGATGCGCCCGCGGGTGACCGCCTTGGCGGAGGAACTGATCGACGCCTTCGAGGGCGGCGACATCATGTCGCAGTACGCCGAGCCGTTGCCCGTCTTCGTGATCGCCGACCTGCTGGGCGTCCCCCGCACCGATCACACCGACCTTCGCCGGTGGTCGCAGGCGATCGTGCACCTTTACGAACCCAGCACCACGGATGCGACGAAAGCCGCTGCGGCACAGGCAGCTGAGGAGTTCTCGGCCTACGTGCGGGACGTCGTCGCCTTCCGCGAGCAGCACCCGAGCGAGGACCTCATCACCGATCTGCTCACCGAGCGCGCCGAGGGTGACCGGCTCAGCGAGGACGAACTCGTCGCGACCGTGGTCCTGCTGCTCAACGCCGGCCACGAAGCCAGCGTCAACGCCTTCGGCAACGGCCTGGTCGCCGCCCTCGAGCACCCCGACCAGTGGCGGCGGCTGGTCGACGGCACCGTCGATGTGGTGACCGCCACCGAGGAGTGGCTGCGCTTCGACGCACCGTTGCAACTGTTCGAGCGCACCGCTGTCGCCGACACCCAGGTCGCGGGGGTGCCCATCGCCGAGGGACAGAAGATCGCCTGCCTGATGGGTTCGGCCAACCGCGACCAGGGCGTATTCGGTGGCACCGCAGACGAGTTCGACCTGACCCGCGACCCGAACCCGCACGTTGGCTTCGGCCTGGGGCGGCACTTCTGCGTCGGTGCGCCGCTCGCCCGGGTGGAGTTGCAGGCCTCGATCGCCACCGTCGTACGCCGATTCCCGGCTTTGCAGTTGACGGCCACCCGGCGCCGGCCGACCTGGGTCCTTCGTGGTTATGAGGCCGTTGAGGTCTTCAGCGCCTGA
- a CDS encoding DUF4245 family protein, which yields MSDTATQEQAPAPAPRRMRGGVRSMVISMIVLLAAVAVWVAMVPRVSSVSTPIADPQGIAREIGAQQKWDIAIPVGLPDGWAAQNVTLLTFEKQPATWQAGYDAPNGGYVAAFQTKDGDATWVKQQTYSGVPAGSVTIDGVTWAKYDRASKGQKSLVRSTPLSGLSTVVTGLGTWEQLQQFAGALQPISQALKTSTAS from the coding sequence GTGAGTGACACCGCGACCCAGGAACAGGCTCCCGCGCCGGCGCCGCGCCGCATGCGCGGCGGCGTGCGAAGCATGGTGATCTCGATGATCGTGCTGCTGGCTGCCGTCGCGGTGTGGGTGGCGATGGTGCCGCGGGTCAGTTCCGTCAGTACGCCGATCGCCGACCCCCAGGGCATCGCGCGGGAGATCGGGGCCCAGCAGAAGTGGGATATCGCGATCCCGGTCGGATTGCCCGACGGCTGGGCCGCGCAGAACGTCACGCTGCTCACCTTCGAGAAGCAGCCCGCCACGTGGCAGGCCGGCTACGACGCCCCGAACGGCGGTTACGTCGCGGCCTTCCAGACCAAGGACGGCGACGCCACCTGGGTCAAACAGCAGACCTACTCCGGGGTGCCGGCGGGCAGCGTCACGATCGACGGGGTGACCTGGGCCAAATACGACCGCGCGAGCAAGGGCCAGAAGTCGCTCGTGCGCAGCACGCCGCTGTCCGGGCTGTCGACGGTGGTCACCGGCCTGGGTACCTGGGAGCAACTGCAGCAGTTCGCCGGCGCGCTCCAGCCGATCAGTCAGGCGCTGAAGACCTCAACGGCCTCATAA
- a CDS encoding 4-hydroxy-3-methylbut-2-enyl diphosphate reductase produces MEGMTSSAKRVLLAAPRGYCAGVDRAVVTVEKALDLYGPPVYVRKEIVHNKHVVTTLEKRGAIFVDETDEVPEGATVIFSAHGVAPIVHEEARALSLKTIDATCPLVTKVHREAKRFASDDYDILLIGHEGHEEVVGTSGEAPDNIILVQSPDHVDQVEVRDPSKVVWLSQTTLSVDETMETVRRLREKFPALQDPPSDDICYATQNRQLAVKQMAPETDLMIVVGSRNSSNSVRLVEVALEHGARDGHLVDYADEIDEAWLAGVTTVGVTSGASVPEVLVRDVLSFLADRGYDDVRPVTAAEESLLFALPNELRRDLKAAGQGTKVRHDAGSLH; encoded by the coding sequence ATGGAGGGCATGACTTCCTCAGCGAAGCGGGTCCTGCTCGCGGCTCCCCGCGGGTATTGCGCCGGCGTGGACCGGGCCGTGGTGACGGTCGAGAAGGCCCTGGACCTCTACGGGCCGCCGGTCTATGTGCGCAAGGAGATCGTGCACAACAAACACGTGGTGACCACCCTGGAGAAGCGCGGCGCGATCTTCGTCGACGAGACCGATGAGGTGCCGGAAGGCGCCACGGTGATCTTCTCGGCGCACGGCGTGGCACCGATCGTGCACGAGGAAGCCCGCGCGCTCAGCCTGAAGACGATCGATGCGACCTGCCCGCTGGTGACCAAGGTGCACCGGGAAGCCAAGCGGTTCGCCAGCGACGACTACGACATCCTGCTGATCGGCCACGAGGGTCACGAGGAGGTCGTCGGCACCTCCGGGGAAGCCCCCGACAACATCATCCTGGTGCAGTCGCCCGATCACGTGGACCAGGTCGAGGTGCGCGACCCTTCCAAGGTCGTCTGGTTGTCGCAGACCACGCTGTCGGTCGACGAAACGATGGAGACGGTCCGCCGGTTGCGGGAGAAATTCCCCGCGTTGCAGGATCCGCCGTCAGACGACATCTGCTACGCGACGCAGAACCGGCAACTCGCGGTCAAGCAGATGGCGCCCGAGACCGATCTGATGATCGTGGTGGGCTCGCGCAACTCCTCCAACTCGGTGCGGCTGGTCGAGGTGGCGTTGGAGCACGGCGCCCGCGACGGGCACCTGGTGGACTACGCCGACGAGATCGACGAGGCGTGGCTGGCCGGCGTGACGACGGTGGGGGTGACCTCGGGTGCCTCGGTACCGGAGGTGCTGGTCCGCGACGTCCTGAGCTTCCTGGCTGACCGTGGGTACGACGATGTGCGGCCGGTGACCGCCGCCGAGGAGTCGTTGCTCTTCGCGCTGCCGAACGAGTTGCGCCGCGATCTGAAGGCGGCGGGGCAGGGCACGAAGGTCCGGCACGACGCAGGCTCCCTGCACTAA
- a CDS encoding ArsR/SmtB family transcription factor, whose product MPDSVSPSPHQLRALAHPARLRMLGLLRVNGPQTASSLAQQLGLNTGATSYHLRQLAQHGFIEDDPDRGSGRERWWRAKHTSTTVDAEEVSSPEERDQVEAYLQTVVTIYQQQLQRAVEERPLLPAQWRRASTFSDFHHRMTPEHAEELTAKLEEWLSGLPEDDDPTAERFVVQVNAFPYPGAIAPRDDLPEDD is encoded by the coding sequence GTGCCTGATTCCGTGAGTCCTTCCCCGCATCAGTTGCGTGCCCTCGCGCACCCGGCCCGGTTGCGGATGTTGGGTCTGCTGCGCGTCAACGGACCACAGACCGCCAGCTCGTTGGCGCAGCAGCTGGGTCTGAACACCGGCGCCACCTCCTACCATCTGCGGCAGCTGGCCCAGCACGGATTCATCGAGGACGACCCGGATCGGGGCAGCGGCCGGGAGCGATGGTGGCGGGCGAAGCACACCTCCACGACGGTCGACGCCGAAGAGGTGAGTTCCCCCGAAGAACGCGACCAGGTCGAGGCCTACCTGCAGACGGTGGTCACGATCTACCAGCAGCAATTGCAGCGGGCCGTGGAGGAGCGGCCACTGCTTCCGGCGCAGTGGCGACGAGCCTCGACGTTCAGCGACTTCCACCACCGGATGACCCCCGAGCATGCCGAGGAACTGACCGCCAAGCTGGAGGAGTGGTTGTCGGGGCTGCCGGAGGACGACGACCCCACCGCCGAACGGTTCGTCGTGCAGGTCAACGCGTTCCCGTATCCCGGTGCCATCGCACCGCGGGATGATCTGCCCGAGGACGACTGA
- a CDS encoding pentapeptide repeat-containing protein, giving the protein MVAAPRLLAPSVSDVVAASLPPRAEDDAEGMAYADLSGDLDLDRAEFFECSFTRLVLDEFVSARTTFVDVSVSSVQSVTWAAAGSIWRNCSVIAGRVGSWDLSAATLRGVLVRGLRFGYVNLRDARLTDVLFEDCVFESVDMPGASSERVAFVDCRCEEIDLRGCTNADLDLRGLDFAALRSISGARGATISDLQLSLVAPLLAAETGLLVEG; this is encoded by the coding sequence ATGGTTGCGGCCCCGCGTCTTTTGGCGCCGTCGGTTTCCGATGTGGTGGCCGCGTCGCTGCCGCCACGGGCCGAGGACGATGCCGAGGGCATGGCGTACGCCGACCTGTCCGGTGATCTGGATCTGGACCGGGCCGAGTTCTTCGAGTGTTCCTTCACCCGTCTGGTGCTCGACGAATTCGTCTCTGCGCGAACGACATTCGTCGACGTTTCGGTTTCGTCGGTGCAGTCCGTGACCTGGGCGGCAGCAGGATCGATCTGGCGCAACTGCTCGGTGATCGCGGGCCGCGTCGGGTCTTGGGACCTGTCCGCAGCGACGTTGCGTGGAGTGCTGGTGCGGGGTCTGCGGTTCGGTTACGTGAACCTGCGCGATGCCCGGCTGACGGATGTTCTCTTCGAGGACTGTGTCTTCGAATCAGTCGATATGCCCGGGGCGTCGTCGGAGCGGGTCGCGTTCGTCGACTGCCGGTGTGAAGAAATTGACCTGAGGGGTTGCACCAACGCCGACCTCGACCTGCGGGGTCTGGATTTCGCTGCGCTGCGGTCGATTTCGGGTGCGCGCGGTGCGACGATCAGCGACCTTCAGCTGTCGTTGGTGGCGCCGCTGCTGGCTGCAGAGACCGGTCTGCTGGTCGAGGGCTGA
- a CDS encoding winged helix-turn-helix transcriptional regulator: MPTPEPTEVELAECPVDTALSVIAGRWKGTILWRLEARPMRTGELRRSIPAVSEQMLIRHLKELVADGLVARDAEPVVPPKVTYRITDYGRTLAPVLWQLCDWGRRHAERSAVGQPSTSRPVSAASSGATNDS; this comes from the coding sequence ATGCCGACCCCCGAACCGACTGAGGTCGAACTGGCCGAATGCCCGGTCGATACCGCGCTCTCGGTCATCGCCGGCCGATGGAAGGGCACCATCTTGTGGCGCCTGGAAGCGCGCCCGATGCGCACTGGCGAGCTACGCCGCAGCATTCCCGCCGTGAGCGAACAGATGCTGATCCGGCATCTGAAGGAGTTGGTCGCTGATGGGCTGGTGGCCCGCGATGCCGAGCCAGTGGTGCCGCCGAAGGTGACGTATCGGATCACCGACTACGGGCGCACGCTGGCGCCTGTCCTGTGGCAATTGTGCGACTGGGGTCGGCGGCACGCGGAACGTTCCGCAGTCGGTCAGCCCTCGACCAGCAGACCGGTCTCTGCAGCCAGCAGCGGCGCCACCAACGACAGCTGA